The window TGCCACCTGCTGCTCGGCGACCTTCGCGGGCACCTTGGGCTGCGGGTAGAAGTAGTTCATCCCGTACTGAGATCCGAACAGCACGAGCACTGTCAGCAGTGCCGCAAGGATCATGTTGCGCTGATTGTTCACCGAGGGTCGCTTCCTGTCGTCTTCGATCCGTCGCGGACCGCAAGAAACGCAGGCCGCATCCACTCAATCGTCTATGTATAGGGGCGCAAGGTCAGTCCGGCACGGGATCGTGGCCGCACCCGCCCCAGGGTTGGCAGCGCAATATACGCCAGAACGCCAGCCATCCACCCTTAATCGCACCATGGCGGCGGACTGCCTCAATCGCGTACTGCGAGCAGGAGGGCGTATAGCGGCAGGTCGGCGGCATCAGGCGCGAAGGACCCAGCTGCCAGGCCCGCGCGATGCCGATCAGCAGCAGCCCCGGAAGCCGCCGCACAAAGGCAAGGCTGCGGGCTGTCACGGGTTTCACCGCGTGCCGTCCACGCCAGCTGTCGGCGTCGGTTTGCCCGAGTTCTGCGCAGGCTTGCCGCCGCCGGGGCGCTTTCCGCCTCCCGAACGCTTGCCCGAAGGATGCCGGCGCGGCGGATCGCCCTTGCCCGCCTGCGCGCGGGACAGCGCCATCAGCAGCTCCTCGCGCAGCAGCGCAAAGTCACGCTCGATGCCCGATTCGCGCCCGATCAGCACATGATCGGTATTCGCCAGACCATGCGCAGGCAGTATCTCGCGCACCAGCGCCCGCAGCCGCCGCTTCATGCGATTGCGCACGACGGCGTTGCCGATCTTCTTGGTGACGGTGAACCCGACGCGCATCCCCTGCCCGCCGTTGGGATAGGCCAGCAGCACGAAGCCCGCCCGCGCGACTCGCAAGCCCCGATTCGCGGCGACGAAATCGGCGCGGCGGGTCATCGTGGCGTAAGGCGCGGTCATGGCCGGAGGCAGCTGCGAATCAGCGGGCGCGAATCAGCAGGGCCGGAAACGAGACCGACCCGCGCCGCCACTCCGGTTCGTCGCGCACGAAGCGCATCGAACCCCGGAAAGGCAACGCGGGCCGGTATCATGACCAGCCCGGAGGCTGGCTGAAATCAGGCCGAAAGCTTGCTGCGGCCGCGTGCACGACGGGCACGCAGAACCTTGCGGCCACCGACGGTCGCGGTGCGGGCGCGGAAGCCGTGACGGCGGGCGCGGACAAGGCGGCTGGGCTGGAAAGTGCGCTTCATGACAAACCTCGAAAAACGGATAACCTAGGCCACCCGTTTCGAGAGGCCGCTAAACAGACGGCGCGCTTACGCAAATCCGCCGGGAGAGTCAAGGAAGCGTGCGAGGGGTCGGGGAGCACGACATGCGATCTCGCAGGAAAGCTCACGCGCACCGCTACGCCTGCCGACAGACACATGCAACCGGCCCCGGCAACTCTACCAATCATGCCCCGAGGCGATACGCGCGATGAAACGGGATTCCCGCCTTCGCGGGAATGACGACGGAAAAGAGATAGTGACGAGAGGCTCTCGTCGCCTTCAGCGCGCCAGCGCGAGGGTCGGGGCGCGCAGGACGCTGGCGTTCAGGCCCTTGGCAGGGGTGAGCATCACCCACTGGGCCATCTGCTCGGCGCCGAACCAGCGGGCCTGATCGAAGCGCACCGAATTGGTCATCGCATAGAACGCGACGGCCTCGGCGCGGCTCATCCCCATTTCGCGGTAGTAATCGAGATAGCGACGGTTTTCAGGCGCGGTCAGCGGATAGTCCGCAGGCTCGCGACCCGAATCGTCCATCCACGAATGGACCGCGAACTCGGCACCGTGATCGGCAGCGCGGCGGGCGCCCGCCAGAAACAGTTCGACCCCGCCCGAGCGCACCGAGCCGCCGCGCGGCACATATGTCGCCATGCCCCTCGCGCGGATCATCCGGCCAAGGCGCAAGTTGGCGACGTCGTCCTCGGTACCGGGGCAGTCGATCATGTCGATCTCGGCAAGCCCCGGATGATCGCGCACCATCGCGGCGAACGCGGCAGGGCTGCGCGCGTCGGTCACATCGACCAGCGCGGCCCGTCGCGAATCGAGCACGCGGAACGGGCCGTAGCGGGCAATGCCACGCGGGATCGCGATGGGATTGTCGTAGTTCGGCGCGCCCAGCCCCGAATCGTAGGCGGCACTTCCGGGGGCTTTACCGCCAGGGTGCCCAACGCTCAGCAGCATCATACGCTCGCCGCCCGGCACGATGCGATCGGCATCGAGATCGAGCGTTTCGTAAGCGATCACCGGCCCCTGGGGCTCCGCGTGCGCCACGCTGACTTCGGCATGCGCGGCGACAGCCCCCAAAGGGGCCGTACCGAGGGCCGAAAAGGCCAGAAGAGCGAAGCTGTAGCGCATGGTCGGAACATGCGCCCGCACCGCTTACCGAAGCGGTGAGGAACAGGGTTAAATCGCTGTAAGGCATGATTTCCGCGCGAGACCTTAGGGTTATTACCCGATACTCCTTGCCGAAACCTCAACGCCCGCCGGAAGCCCGTAATTCCGCCGGGATTTCCTGCAATTTCGGACCGGAAAGGACATGCCCCCGGTGGTCGCGCTGGTATCGACGGTGGCCTATCTCGGGCTGGAGGCACGGCCTGTGGAAGTGCAGTGCCAGATCGCGCCGGGCATGCCTGCCTTCGCGCTCGTCGGCCTGCCCGACAAGGCGGTGGGCGAAAGCCGCCAGCGGGTCAGCGCCGCGCTGACCCGCTGGGGCTGGCGCTGCCGGCCAAGCGCATCACGGTGAACCTCTCGCCCGCCGATCTGCCCAAGGAAGGCTCGCATTACGACCTGCCGGTGGCACTGGCGCTGCTCGCCGCGATGGGCATTCTCGATGCCGAGCAACTGGCGGATTACGTGGCGGTGGGCGAACTCGCGCTCGACGGGCGGGTGATCCCCTCGCCCGGCGTGCTGCTGGCGGCGCTGCACGCCAGCGGCGCCGACAAGGGGTTGATCTGCCCCGCCGCGCAAGGCTCCGAAGCGCGCTGGGCCAGTGGAGTGCCCGTCATCGCCACCCCAACCTGATCAGCCTGATCAACCACCTGAAGGGTACGCAAGTGCTGCCCGCCCCTGCTCCCGGCGCGGTGGAGACGCCGACGCCGGGGCCGGACCTGAAGCAGGTGAAGGGGCAGGAAACGGCCAAGCGCGCACTGGAAATCGCCGCAGCGGGCGCGCACAACCTCCTGATGAACGGGCCTCCCGGCGCAGGCAAGTCGCTGCTGGCGGCCTGCCTTCCGGGCGTGCTGCCCCCGCTGACCGCGCCCGAAGCGCTGGAAGTCTCGATGGTCGCCAGTGTCGCGGGCACGCTGGAGGAAGGGCGGATCAGCCGCGCGCGCCCGTTCCGCAGCCCGCACCACTCCGCCTCGATGGCGGCGCTGACCGGCGGCGGCCTGCGCGTGCGCCCCGGCGAGGTCAGCATGGCGCATCTGGGCGTGCTGTTCCTCGACGAACTGCCCGAGTTCCAGCGCGCCGTGCTCGATTCGCTGCGCCAGCCGCTGGAGACCGGCGAGATCAGCGTGGCGCGCGCCAATGCGCATGTGACGTTTCCGGCCCGCGTCCAGCTGATCGCCGCCATGAACCCATGCCGCTGCGGACATCTGACGGACGCCGCCCTCGCCTGCTCGCGCGCGCCGAAATGCGCGGTCGATTATCAGGCGAAGATCTCCGGGCCGCTGCTCGACCGTATCGACCTGCACGTCGATGTCGATCCGGTGCGCGCGGTCGATCTCGCCCTGCCCCCGCCTAAGGAAGGCAGCACCGAAGTTGCCGCCCGCGTGGCAAGGGCGCGCGCGCGCCAGACCGGGCGCTACGAAGGCACCGCGACGCGCACCAATGCCGAACTCGACGGCGAGCTTCTCGAACGCCACGCCGCCCCGATGCCGAAGGCCAGAAACTGCTGTTGCAGGCCGCCGAGGCGATGCGCCTGTCCGCGCGCGGCTATACCCGCATCCTGCGGGTCGCCCGGACGATTGCCGATCTGGCCGGGTCGGACTCAGTGAAACGCGTGCATATCGCCGAGGCGCTGAGCTATCGTCGGCGGGCGCCCGTCAACTGACACGAAAGGAGAGTACACCGATGCTGGATGCTGTGCTGTCCGTGCTGACCTCTGCCGCCGCCATGGCCGCGCCCTGCCCGCCGATCCCCGGCACGGCCTCGCTGCTGACCGATCGCAAGGTGCAGTGGATCGTTGTCGGCGAACAGCATGGGACGATGGAAACGCCGCAGGCCTTCGGCGATCTCGCCTGTCTGGCCGCGCGAACAGGCCGTCCGCTGACGATCGCGCTGGAATTGCCGGACAGCGAACAGGCCGCGCTCGATGCCTATCTGGCCTCCGATGGCGGGGCCGAGGCCCGCGCGGCCTGGCTGGCGCAACCCATGTGGAAGGACGGGCCCAGGGATGGCCGCTCCAGCGTCGCCATGCTGGGCCTGATCGAGCGACTGCTCACGATGCGGCGCGAGGGGCAGGTAACGGCAGTGGTCGCCATGCAACCGATGGCGCCAACGCCCACGCCGGAATCTTACGAAAAGGCGATGGCCGCCCATGTCGAGCACGCCCTCGGATCATCCGCCGGAAAGCCCGGCGCCCTCGTGCTGACGCTGGTCGGCAATGTCCATGCCCGGCGCGCGCCGGTGACATTCGGCGCGCAGCGCTACATGCCGATGGCCGGGTGGCTGCCGGGCAAGGCCACCGTCACACTCGATGCCAGCGGCAATGGCGGCGCCCAGTGGTCGTGCTTTGCCGACACGCACACTCCCCCCCTGCACCCACCTGCGAAGCCCGCGATTTTGGCCCATCGCACAAGCGCTATCCGCGCGGCGTGGTCCTGAAGGAAACCCGCGACCACGCCTATTCCGGCTACCTCAACCTCGGCACGCCGACCACAGCCGCGCCTCCCGCCATCCCGGCAGACAAGGCTCAGGGTTGATCGTCATTCAGCCTTAGCCGACACACACCGTCCCGGCCTCAGGGATGGCCGGGATGTCCGCCGCCGTGCCCGTCTCGCGGCCCGCCATGCCCACCGCCATGCGGCCTCGATTGGGCCTGACGAGCTTGGGCTTGACGAGCTTGGGCCTGACGCTGCTGTTGTGCTCGCGCGGCCTGCTGACGATGCATCGACGCCTCGCGCATCTGCGACTGGCGATGCTGCTGTGCCCGCGCGGCCTGCTGGTGATGGACCGCCGCCTCACGCGCCTGCGACTGGCGCTGCTGTTGCACCCGCGCGGCCTGCTGACGATGCACCGAGGCCTCGCGCGCCTGCGACCGGCGCTGCTGCTGAACCCGCGCAGCCTGCTGGCGATGGACCGCCGCCTCACGCGCCTGCGACCGGCGCTGCTGTTGCATCCGCGCCGCCTGCTGACGATGGTCCGAGGCCTCGCGCGCCTGCGACTGGCGATGCTGCTGCATCCGCGCGGCCTGCTGGCGATGCATCGACGCCTCACGCGCCTGCGACTGACGCTGCTGCTGCATCTGCTGACGTTGCGTCCGGGCCGCGATCAGGCGTTGCTGCTGCTCGCGCTGGACCTGCTCACGCTGAGCCTGCCGCTCTCTCTGGCGGTCCTGCTCGCGATTGTCCTGCCGACTGACGTCCCCAATCCGGGCCTGCATCTGAGCCTGCCGGACCGCCTGCTGGCGCTGGGTGCGAATGTCGCGTTGCAACCGGCTATCGTCGGCGGCCTCGCGGTAGAAGTCGGGCGACTTCCCACGAAAGCCTGCCTGCTGCCAGCGCGCGAAGCGATCGCCCGCGAAGCGGCGGACGGCGCGCTCCTGCGTCCAGCGCGCCGCGACGACGGGCGCGTGGCGGTCGTTCCACTGCTCCCAGCCCGGACGGCGTGCGGCATCGCGATCCCAGTCATCCTGCGCGCGGGCGATGGCGACGCGGTGGCGCGCCCAGTTCTGCGCCGAAACACCCTGATGGCGCTCGCTCTCGGCAGCGCGGCGCATGGCGAGAGCGCGGGCATAGTAACGGTCGGCCATGCGCCGTTGCACCAGCGCCCGGCGCGCATCGAGCACCCGCCCGTCGCGCCCGTAAATCTGCGCCAGCCGCCCGTCGCGGTAGCCATAGCTGTACCACGGATCGCGCACGAGATAGGGCTGGTCGGAATCCGGGCCGTAGTAATAGTAGCGATAGCCCTGATCGATCGGCTCGGCATAGCGCACGTAGCGGTCGCCGGTCTCCCACGCCCACGGGCGCTCGTCGCCATAGTCGAAGCCATAGTCGGGCGGGGCCGAGCCGAACACAGCCCCAGCGTCGAGGCGAGCGCGAGCATGTCATAGGCCCCCGCATCGGGATCGCTGACATAGCCGCCATCGTCGGCGGGGTAATCGCGATATTGCGGGAGGTACTGGACCGGCGCGGGGCCGCTGGAGGCCAGATAGCGCGAGGCTCCCGTGGGCGCAGCCAGCGCGGGCGGCGGCGCGGTGTCGAGCATCGGTGTATCAAGCATAGGCTGGGCGTCCGGAAGCGGTGCATCGCCTGCCGGGTTGATCCCGCCCCAGGCAAAATCGCTGAAACCGCTGGTCGGCGTCGCCTCGGTGCCGCGATCGGACTTGCCGCAGGAGGCCAGCATCAGCGAAAGCGCGAGCAATCCAGTGGCCAGCACCGGGCGCAAACGGCTGCGGTTGCTGGGGCCACTGGCGGATGTCGGATCGGACAGCGGGGTCCGGGTCATGGTGTCGCTCCTTTTCCTCCCCCGATGTCGTTCAGCTTGTACCCCAGAGTAGCTGAACTGGGGTTGGCGGAGCGGTTCATCGAACCGGCAAGGCACGCACACGGGCGATGCCCCGGCACGCCTCATCGCAGAGAAGCGGCGCTTTTAGATCGCCGCCTGAAGCTGGCGCAGCACTTCGGCCACCACGCGCGGATCGCCCGAGAAGCCGAGATGCGTGCAGCGCACCGCCACCGCCAGATCGCGCTCGCCCGGCCAGCCGCAGGCCGAGCGCGGGTGGATCACGCCGTCGCGCGGGCTCCACAAGGCGATCGTCGGCACCGGAGGCTTGGTGGCGAAATCGCAGTCTACCGGCGGGGCGTCCACCGAATGCCCGGTGATCACCTGATAGGCGCGCCAAGCATTGTTGTTGCGCGGATCGCCCGAGAACGGCGTGCCCATGGTGATGACGCGCGATACCGCCTCGGGCTCGCGCCGGGCGATCTCGCGCGCGAACAAGCCGCCAAGGCTCCAGCCGATCAGCGTCACCGGCTGGCGCCGCGCCCGCGCCAGCGTTCCCACGCGGCGCATCAGGAAGGCGAAGTTGGCCGGGTTCGGCCCGAAATTGACGCCAAGCCCCCAGTCGTGGACTTCATGGCCCGCCGCTTCCAGCCCCAGACGCAGCCGCCGCATCCGCTTGGGGTGTGCACCGAAACCGGGCAGCAGCATGACAAGCTGCGGCCGAGCCCCGCCCGCGACATGCGTGGACCGCACGGGCTTCCCGCCGGCCAGATGCCCTGCCGACGAACGCTCCAGCCGCAGCAGCGAGCCGAGTTCCGACCACAGCAGCTTGAGCGAAGGCGCCCGTGCACTGGACGGACGCCGTTCACGCGCCAGCGCCGCCCGCCGCGAGATCGCCTCGCGCCAGTCCGCCGAGGCACCCGGAGATCCTCCGGCAGCCGTCATCCGGTCAGTGGTGTACGGATTGCTCTTCGCCATGGCCTGTCGTGAAATTCGTTCCGTTCCGTTCCGTTCCGTTCCGGTCCTGTCGCGTTCCTGTTGTCGTGCCCTGATGCCGCCGCTCAGGGTTTACCGTTATCACACTCGCCGGTCCGGCGCGTGACCATATGCATCGTCATCGCCACCGTTTCGGCAGGCGCGGGCAGCCCGGTCTGGTCCATTGCGACCGTTACGTCCGAGCCCTGCGCGCCGATAGTACCGGTCATGTTTATGGCAGCTGTACCGCCGTTCTGCCCCTTGCAGGTCATCTGTGCATCGATCTTGCCGCCAGTCACGGTGAAGTGTGCGTAATGGCACTGGCCGCCCTGCTCCAGCCGCGCGAACATCGCCTTGAACCCGGCGTCCGACTGCGCCTTGGTGAGGCACAGCGTCTGGACTTGCGTACGCTCCATCATCTGGCGCAGCTGCGCGAGCGCGGCCGGGTCCATGCCGGGCACATCGAAGCGCGTGATCGAGGAGGTTTGCTCGTAACGACCAGGCAAGGGCCGCTCCAGCTTGGCGACTTCGGCGCGCACGTCGTCCGCCGACTTGTGCCCCTGCCCGCAGCCTGTGAGCATCGCTGCAAGGACGAATGCGCAAACGCCCCCTGCCGTCCGAAACCCTGCCATCACCCGCGCGACTCCACATTCGAGAGCGCGAGCGCCTGACACAGCTTGCCTCCCGTGCCAAGAGAGACTGCATCGGGCGAAAAGTCCGGCCATTGCAGCCACGCGCGATATACCCCATATGTTCCACATGGCCGAACTCGTGATCCGCAGAGGGCTGGAGGAACCCGATACCTCGGGCTCCTTCGTGCCGCACAAGCCGCAGCGCCCCGAAAAGTCGCTGCCGGGCAAACGCTTCACCGTCGTTTCCGACTATCAGCCCAACGGCGACCAGCCCACCGCCATCGCCGAACTGGTGGAAGGCGCGCGCGTCGATGAAAAGACGCAGGTGCTGCTGGGCGTCACCGGCTCGGGCAAGACCTTCACCATGGCCAAGGTGATCGAGGAATTGCAGCGCCCCGCGCTGATCCTGGCGCCCAACAAGATCCTGGCCGCGCAGCTCTATGCCGAAATGAAGGACTTCTTCCCCGACAACGCGGTGGAATACTTCGTCTCGTACTACGACTATTACCAGCCCGAAGCCTACGTGCCCCGGTCGGACACCTACATCGAGAAGGAAAGCTCGGTGAACGAGGCGATCGACCGGATGCGCCACTCGGCCACCCGCTCGCTGCTGGAGCGCGACGACGTGATCATCGTCGCCTCGGTATCGTGCATCTACGGCATCGGCTCGGTCGAGACGTACTCGGCGATGATCTTCGACCTGAAGAAGGGCGAAAATCAGGACCAGCGCGAGATCATCCGCAAACTTGTCGCGCTGCAGTACAAGCGCAACGATGCGGCGTTCACCCGCGGCACCTTCCGCGTGCGCGGCGACAATCTCGAAATCTTCCCCTCACACTACGAGGACATGGCCTGGCGCGTGTCCTTCTTCGGTGACGAGATCGAGGAAATCGCCGAGTTCGATCCGCTCACCGGCAAGAAGGGCACAACGCTCGACGCGGTGCGCGTCTATGCGAACTCGCACTATGTCACGCCGGGGCCGACGATGAAGCAGGCCAGCGCCGCCATCCAGTTCGAGCTGGAAGAGCGGCTCAAGGAGCTGAACGCCGAAGGCAAGCTGCTGGAAGCCCAGCGGCTGGAGCAGCGCACCAATTTCGACCTCGAAATGATCGCCGCCACCGGATCGTGCAACGGCATCGAGAACTACAGCCGCTTCCTGACCGGGCGCCTCCCCGGCGAGCCGCCGCCGACGCTGTTCGAATATCTGCCCGACAATGCGCTGCTGTTCATCGATGAAAGCCACCAGACGGTGCCGCAGATCGGCGCGATGGCGCGCGGCGACCACCGGCGCAA of the Novosphingobium sp. 9 genome contains:
- a CDS encoding alpha/beta hydrolase, encoding MRYSFALLAFSALGTAPLGAVAAHAEVSVAHAEPQGPVIAYETLDLDADRIVPGGERMMLLSVGHPGGKAPGSAAYDSGLGAPNYDNPIAIPRGIARYGPFRVLDSRRAALVDVTDARSPAAFAAMVRDHPGLAEIDMIDCPGTEDDVANLRLGRMIRARGMATYVPRGGSVRSGGVELFLAGARRAADHGAEFAVHSWMDDSGREPADYPLTAPENRRYLDYYREMGMSRAEAVAFYAMTNSVRFDQARWFGAEQMAQWVMLTPAKGLNASVLRAPTLALAR
- the rnpA gene encoding ribonuclease P protein component, which produces MTAPYATMTRRADFVAANRGLRVARAGFVLLAYPNGGQGMRVGFTVTKKIGNAVVRNRMKRRLRALVREILPAHGLANTDHVLIGRESGIERDFALLREELLMALSRAQAGKGDPPRRHPSGKRSGGGKRPGGGKPAQNSGKPTPTAGVDGTR
- the yidD gene encoding membrane protein insertion efficiency factor YidD translates to MKPVTARSLAFVRRLPGLLLIGIARAWQLGPSRLMPPTCRYTPSCSQYAIEAVRRHGAIKGGWLAFWRILRCQPWGGCGHDPVPD
- the rpmH gene encoding 50S ribosomal protein L34, giving the protein MKRTFQPSRLVRARRHGFRARTATVGGRKVLRARRARGRSKLSA
- a CDS encoding DUF3617 domain-containing protein, with the protein product MLTGCGQGHKSADDVRAEVAKLERPLPGRYEQTSSITRFDVPGMDPAALAQLRQMMERTQVQTLCLTKAQSDAGFKAMFARLEQGGQCHYAHFTVTGGKIDAQMTCKGQNGGTAAINMTGTIGAQGSDVTVAMDQTGLPAPAETVAMTMHMVTRRTGECDNGKP
- a CDS encoding esterase/lipase family protein, which translates into the protein MAKSNPYTTDRMTAAGGSPGASADWREAISRRAALARERRPSSARAPSLKLLWSELGSLLRLERSSAGHLAGGKPVRSTHVAGGARPQLVMLLPGFGAHPKRMRRLRLGLEAAGHEVHDWGLGVNFGPNPANFAFLMRRVGTLARARRQPVTLIGWSLGGLFAREIARREPEAVSRVITMGTPFSGDPRNNNAWRAYQVITGHSVDAPPVDCDFATKPPVPTIALWSPRDGVIHPRSACGWPGERDLAVAVRCTHLGFSGDPRVVAEVLRQLQAAI